The region CCTTTTCCCCCGTGAAAGTCGGCCTCGTACATTTGCCGCATGGTCAAGAAGGCTTTTTGAAAGGACCGTTTCTCCACGAAGGCGCGGGCTTTTCTCCCCATTTCACGGCGCTTTTCAGGGCGGCTGCTCATCCACACCAGGACTTGCAGCAGGCTTTCTTCCACGCTACCGCGAAAGATGAGGCCCGTTTCACCTTCCATCACATTTTCCTGCGGTCCGCCCTGATCGCTTAGCACCACGGGAAGGCCCGAAGCCTGGGCTTCCAAGACCACGTTGCCAAACGTGTCCGTGGTACTGGGAAAAACAAAAAAGTCGCAGGACGCATAGGCTTCGGCCAGCTCCTTACCGGAAAGGTAGCCGGTGAAGACCGCGGGCGTTCCTTCCAGGGTGCGTTCCATCTCCTCTCGATAAGGACCGTCGTCCACCACCACCAGGGCCGTGTCAGGATGCGTCTTTGGAAGCCTTTTGTAGGCCTGGCAGAGCAGATCCAAATCTTTTTCCTTGGAAATGCGGCCGACGTAGAGAGCCGCCGTCTTGCCGTTTAAGCCATGCGGGAGCCGAAAGCGCTCCGATGCGAGTCCTGGATGGAAAAATTCCGTGTCAACACCACGAGGATAGGTTCGAATCTTTTCCCTTGAAACGCCATGATCGATGAGTTCTTGGCCGGTGGCGGCGGACGGCACGTAGATTTGATCCATTTGATTGTAATACCAAATGATGTAACGCCAGGTGGCCGCTTCCAAGCCTTCGTCGCCCGTCAAGCGCTTCACGTATTGAGGAAAGGCGGTGTGGTATGTCGCTGCGATGGGCAGCGAAAGAATGCGGGCGGTCGCCAAAGCGGCGAGCCCCATGGGGCCGGGCGTTGCAGAATGAATCTGCGTGAAGCTTTGTTCGTAGCAAGTGGCCAGGATCTGCAAGAAAGGTGGAAGACTTAGGGACAGTTCCGGATATTCGGGCAGCTGATATCGCCCCACAGGCCTGAAGTTGATCACGCCATCGGGCAACCCGTCGTCCGATTCTTCCGATGTGAAAAGCGTCAATTGATGCCCCAGGTCTCGGGCTGTTTGAAGCTGCTGAAGAAGCGTTTTTGCCACCCCGTTCACGTCCCGAACCGTGTCCAAAAAGTGGGCGACGGAAAATATCCCTTCGCGCGTCTCCCCATGCATGGAAAGGTTATGACGTCGGGCAATCTCCTTTGCCAAAGCTTTATCTTTAGTGAAGTGGGAGTAGGCCACAAAATAAGGGGCCAAAAGGCCGTAAAGGGCTGCGGCCGACCCGAGACTGCCAAAGGTGTCGAACAGGTTGCCGCTGCGAAGAGACCGAGCCGCTCGATCCACTAGGTGGACGAGAAGGGAGTCGGCCACCTGGCCCACGAACCGATACCAGATCTTTTCGGCCATGGACACGGGCGTATTGAGGGCTGTATTGACGACGGTCGTAAAGCGAGGATCCTTTAAAATCAGGCACCGGGAAGTTTACCAAAATGCCTTGACGGGAGGAAGTTCGTCGTCCAGCGTCGATCGACTCCAACGGCTGCGTGCCGCTCGCGCCATGTCGTATACGCGTGCCGACCACGAGGCCGATCTTTCTTTCCCGTTCACATTCAAAGTCTTTTCCAGGAACCTCAAAAGGACATCTTTGCGACTGTGTCGGTCCAGGCGAAACCTTTCGCGATAATGGCGATGTTGAGAGAGCTATGGTCGTCAGAACCGGATATCAGAACCTTTTTGGCGGAGTTCGTGCCGACCGGGTGGATGTTGTGTGTTTCAGCGAGGCGAAGAAGACAGGCGTGATCCACACGGTTGAGAACAGCTTTTAGGACATGGTTTTACAGGCTGTTTCGGGCCCCGTTCCATTCAAAGATTTTGAACAGCAGCAGCATCTTTTCGAAGTGCTCCACCGTGAGTTTGTCGTTGAGGCTGTAAAGGGGATGAGCCACGGCGTGAAGAATTCTTTGCTCATTCAGGTAGAGGACCAATGCATAGATGTTTTCCCTCAGCTTCTGAATATCTGTGTGCTGCTCTTCCGAGATGTCGTAAGCCAACACATGCACCTTGCAGCCGTCTTCGGGAAAATAGGTCGTGATTTCTTCACTGATAAAGACGTCGGGCAGGTGGGCGATTTCCAGCGCACCCTGAATCGTGTTGTGGTCCGTGACGGTGACCAGATCCATGCCCTGAGCCTTGGCAATGCGGTGCACCTCTGCCGGGTTGGTGAAGCTTTAGAGGCAGCCGATCCTTTGCAGAATCCATTGGGACATTGGGACGGCCGGGTGGAAAATCGAGAATGCACATGCAGGTCCGCTTTCATAGGTCTTCCTC is a window of Desulfosoma caldarium DNA encoding:
- a CDS encoding glycosyltransferase family 4 protein, with the protein product MAEKIWYRFVGQVADSLLVHLVDRAARSLRSGNLFDTFGSLGSAAALYGLLAPYFVAYSHFTKDKALAKEIARRHNLSMHGETREGIFSVAHFLDTVRDVNGVAKTLLQQLQTARDLGHQLTLFTSEESDDGLPDGVINFRPVGRYQLPEYPELSLSLPPFLQILATCYEQSFTQIHSATPGPMGLAALATARILSLPIAATYHTAFPQYVKRLTGDEGLEAATWRYIIWYYNQMDQIYVPSAATGQELIDHGVSREKIRTYPRGVDTEFFHPGLASERFRLPHGLNGKTAALYVGRISKEKDLDLLCQAYKRLPKTHPDTALVVVDDGPYREEMERTLEGTPAVFTGYLSGKELAEAYASCDFFVFPSTTDTFGNVVLEAQASGLPVVLSDQGGPQENVMEGETGLIFRGSVEESLLQVLVWMSSRPEKRREMGRKARAFVEKRSFQKAFLTMRQMYEADFHGGKGDALREAV
- a CDS encoding PHP domain-containing protein yields the protein MDLVTVTDHNTIQGALEIAHLPDVFISEEITTYFPEDGCKVHVLAYDISEEQHTDIQKLRENIYALVLYLNEQRILHAVAHPLYSLNDKLTVEHFEKMLLLFKIFEWNGARNSL